The genomic stretch GCCGAAGTCGCGCGCGTATTGCATCTCTCGCCCGACTGCGCGCAGTGACGCGATGAAGCGCGCGCCCCGCCACGTCGTGTGGATCCTCGGCGGCCTCGCGCTGCTGACGGCGTTCGGCGCGGGCGCGGCGAAGATCTACCGCTGGACCGACCGCAGCGGCATCACCCACTACGGCGACCACGTGCCGGACACCGCGCCTTCGCAGATGAGGGATTCGCTGAAGGTCATCCCGGTGGAAGGCGAACCCAGCGCGATCGCGCGGCTGCGCATCGAGAACGACGGCGACCGCTTCCTCGCCTTCGCCGACAACCGCTTGTCCGGCCCGGTGCAGGTGCAGCTGGATTTCAGTCGCAGCGACAACGTGATCGGCAATCCCGTACTGCCCGCGCGCGCGACCATCGCGCCGGGGAGCAGCGCGCTGGTGGCGGTGCTCAGCTCGGCCGACCCGGATCGCGGCTTCGATTTCGAACTGCAGATGGACAGCCTGCCGGGCGATCCGTCGGCGCGACCGCGCGACGTGGAGTACCTGTTGCCGCTGCAGCAGGCGCAGTTCCGCATCGACCAGGGTTACGGCGGGCATTTCAGCCATCGCGACGAACAGAACCGCTACGCGGTGGACTTCGCCGCCGACATCGGCACGCCGGTGCTCGCCGCGCGCGATGGCGTGGTGATGCAGGTGGAGTCGGACTTCGACAAGGCCGGGCTCAACCTGGAGCGTTACGGCGGCCGCGCGAACTTCGTGCGCATCCTGCACGAGGACGGCACGATGACGCTGTACGCGCACCTGAAGTCCGAAGGCGCGCTGGTGCGCGTGGGCCAGCGCGTGCGCGCCGGGCAGCAGATCGGCCTGTCGGGCAACACCGGCTTCACCACCGGCCCGCACCTGCACTTCGCCGTGCAGGTCAATCGCGGGATGAAGCTGGAGTCGATCCCGTTCCGCATGACCGGGCCGCAGGGGCCGTTGCGGATTGCGGGCAATTAGCGGCGCCCGACGAAGCTGGCGTCTTCAACGGTGGATGTGCTTCAGTTCGCGAGCGTCATTCCATCTTTCGAACGCCGCGTGAGAAGGGCGCGCCACCGACGCGCCCTTCTGCAACATCAGGCAGAACGACCGCTTACGCCGCCTGCGCCGCCGACGGCTCCACCAGATCGCGCCATTGCGGCAAGCGATCCAGGACGTTGACGCTGCGCAGGTAACCTTCGTCGACCGGTGCGCCGGCCACGAGCGATGCGGCGACGTGCACGGCGCCGGCGACCCAGAAGCCGCTGGCCTTCAGGCGGCCGGGGCGGTGCTGGAAGGCGACGCCTTCGACGATCGGCATCGGCAGGCCCCACAGGCCCAGCAGGTACGCGCCGGCTTCGGCGTAGTGCGGGCCGGTCGACCCTTCCGACCCGTCGGACACGCCCGGCAGCAGCTTGCCGACTTCCGCCAGCAGGCCCGCGGTCGCGGCGAGTTCGGCGCTCGGGCCGGCGAGCAGGCGACGCGCCAGGCGCGAGGTACGCAGCGCGCGGTCCTGGATCGCCTCGCGCTCCTTCCCGGCCAGCTGCGTCGGGCCGAAGGCCTCGCTCGCCAGCACCAGGCGCAGCAGCTGCTGGTGGCCCAGCCGCGTGACCGCGGCGCGGATGTCGGTGATCTCGCGACCGCCGGAGAAGTACGCCGAGTTACACAGGCGCAGCACCTTGGCGACGATCGCCGGGTCCTGCGACAGCATCTGCGCGATGGCGGCGTTGCTCGCGTCGGGATCGCGCAGCAGGCGCGAGAGTTCCAGGTACAGGCGCGGCGGCGGCGGCAGCGAGCCGACGCGACCGACAGCCTGCTTCAGCTCCTCGCTGCCCAGCACGTTGCGCAGCTCGGCGACGCTGTCCACGGCCTCGATCAGCTCGCCCGCGTCGAGCGGTCGCGAGAGCAGGCGGTGGGCGCAATCCAGGCCCTGCATGCTCGCGCTGTCCTCGCCCTGGTCCAGCAGCAGGATGCGCACCGCCTGCGGGTACAGCGCGGAGACTTGGCTCAGCAGGATCGGCCCGGGCACGGCGCCCAGGCGCAGGCCGCAGATGAATACATCGACAGGTTCGCCCAGCGACAGCGCGGCGTCGGGCTCGGCGAGCCATTGCACATCCCAGCCGAGGTCGAAATAGCTCAGCGACTCCTCGAACTCGCCGGCGCGGCCGGCGTCCTCACCCACGATCACGATGCGCACTGCAACCCCCGGAATTACGGAATGCGAATATCCATGACGGGTAGCGGCGCGGAAAGGCCGGGCTTTAGGAACTGCTGAACGGGGAAGTTCTGAACTGGGAGGTAGCTCACATTTCCCACCCGCTCCTCCGACGGGGCGCCAGAATCGGCAAATTCCGGGTGCGCCCGAGCCGTCCGGCCCCGCGCGACCGCCTCCGGCGGCCTCCGGGCGCCCCACGCGTATAATTCCCGCCTTTCCCGCCTATCGAACCGCGGACCGCCGTCCGGCCCGTCCGCGCCCGCCAGTCATGTCCGACGTTTCCCTCGAAGCCGCCCGCCGCCGCACGTTCGCGATCATCTCGCACCCCGACGCCGGCAAGACCACGCTCACCGAAAAGCTGCTGCTGTTCGGCGGTGCGATCCAGATGGCCGGCTCGGTCAAGGGCCGCAAGGCCGCGCGCCACGCGACGTCCGACTGGATGGCGCTGGAGAAGGAGCGCGGCATCTCGGTGACCAGCTCGGTGATGCAGTTCCCCTACGAGGACCGCATCGTCAACCTGCTCGACACCCCCGGCCACGCGGATTTCGGCGAGGACACCTACCGCGTGCTCACCGCGGTGGACTCGGCGCTGATGGTCATCGACGTCGCCAAGGGCGTCGAGGAACGCACGATCAAGCTGATGGAGGTGTGCCGCCTGCGCGACACGCCGATCATGACCTTCATCAACAAGCTCGACCGCGAGGGCAAGAACCCGATCGAGCTGCTGGACGAAGTGGAAAGCGTGCTGAAGATCCAGTGCGCGCCGATCACCTGGCCCATCGGCATGGGCCAGCGCCTGAAGGGCGTGGTGCACCTGGTCACCGGCGAGGTGCACCTGTACGAACAGGGCCGCAACTTCACCCGCCAGGATTCGACGATCTTCGCGTCCATCGACGATCCGGCGCTGGAAGAACGCATCGGCACGCAGATGCTGCAGGAGCTGCGCGACGAACTCGAACTCGTCGAGGGCGCCTCGCATCCGTTCGACGTGGCGAAGTACCTTGCCGGCGAGCAGACGCCGGTGTTCTTCGGTTCGGCCGTGAACAACTTCGGCGTGCAGCTGCTGCTGGATTTCTTCGTCGAACACGCGCCCTCGCCCAAGCCGCGCGCCACGACCTCGCGCGAAGTCGCGGCGTACGAGCCCAAGCTCAGCGGGTTCGTCTTCAAGATCCAGGCGAACATGGACCCGCAGCATCGCGACCGCGTGGCGTTCATGCGCGTGTGCTCGGGCAAGTTCACCGCCGGCATGAAGGCCTTCCACGTGCGCAGCGGCAAGGAAGTGAAGCTCGCCAACGCGCTGACCTTCATGGCGAGCGATCGCGAGATCGCCGAAAGCGCGTGGCCGGGCGACGTCATCGGCATCCACAACCACGGCACGATCTCCATCGGCGACACCTTCACCGAAGGCGAATCGCTGAGCTTCACCGGCATTCCGAACTTCGCGCCGGAATTGTTCCGCCGTGCGCGCCTGCGCGATCCGCTCAAGCTCAAGCAGCTGCAGAAGGGCCTGGCGCAGCTGTCGGAAGAAGGCGCCACGCAGTTCTTCCGCCCGCTGATGAGCAACGACCTGATCCTCGGCGCGGTCGGCGTGCTGCAGTTCGACGTCGTCGCGTACCGGCTGAAGGACGAGTACGGCGTGGACGCGAGCTTCGAGCAGGTGGGCGTCGCCACGGCGCGCTGGATCCGCTGCGACAACGAGAAGAAGCTCGAGGAGTTCCGCGACAGGAACGCGATGAACCTCGCGCTCGACGCGGCCGGCCAGCTGGTTTACCTGGCGCCAACGCGCGTGAACCTGCAGCTCGCGCAGGAGCGCGCGCCGGACGTGACCTTCCTCGCCACGCGCGAACACGCGCACGCGGCGGCGTTCGACTGAGGGACGCCGCGTGGACGACAGCACACTGATGCCGGTACTGCTGGTCGCGTGGCTGGCGCTCAATGCTGTCACGGTGCTGGTGTACGGCTACGACAAGGCGATCGCCGGCGGCACGCGCCGCCGCGTGCCCGAACGCGTGCTGCTGGCGCTCGCACTGCTCGGCGGCTCGCCGGGCGCGTTGCTGTCGATGGGGCTGTTCCGGCACAAGACGGCGAAGGCGTCGTTTCGACGTGCGATGATGCTGATCGTCGTCGGGCAGTTGGCGTTGTTGGGGATCGTGTACTTCCAGCGGTAGCGATTCGCCAGGCAATAGCAAGCGTTTGTAGCGCTACAAGCGTCTACTTCCGCGCCGGCAACTTCCCCACCCACGCCGGCACCGGCTGGTCGGCGTCGAAATACTCGAAGATCAGGTGAATGCGGTCGGTGTCGCCGTTGTTCTCCACGGCGTGCACGGCCATGTTGCTCACCTCGACGGCCTCGCCTTCCACGAAGTGGTAACCGACGCCGTCGATGAAGAACACGACGCGCTCGTTGGTCAGCAACGGCACGTGGATCTTGTGCGGCCATTTCGCCGCCGGGTTCGCGTCGCGATGCGGCTTGATCACGCCGCCGGGCGCCATGCGCGCCAGCATCACGCGCGGGAACTCCGCGTTCGCGTAACCATACGGCGCGACGGCCTGCGCGAGCACCGGTTCGAGCAGTTCGCGCCATGACGCCCACAGCGGACGTTCGTAATGCCTCCGCCAGTCCTGGAAGTCGCTGACGAAGCGGAACACGATGTGCCGCGTGCGGTCGAGCGCTTCGAAGCGGTTGGGCTTGTCCGCGTTCTCCGCGTCCCACGTCGCGTCCGGAATCGCCAGCACCGCCTCGCGTAGCCGGGCGATATCGACATGACCGAGGCGACGCACGGAGGTCGTCTTGCGCGGGTTGGGCTGGATGTCGGCAGGCGAGAAAACGGTGGCCATGATCAGAATCCGTAGCCGAACAGTTCGAGGTCGCGCTTGTACAACGTGCCGACGTCGTCGATCAGCGCGTCGTCGTAGTAATCGCGATAGCTGCCGCGCCGCGAGCTGTTGACTTGCCCGAGCGTGGCGCCGGGCAGCTTCAGGCGTTCGCAGATGAGATCGTACGAGCCCTGCATGTCTTCCACGCGACCGACGTGGTCGGCCAGCAGCGTGCCGTCTTCGTCGGTGACGAACGTGTGCTGCGGCTGGAACAGCACGTGCTGCTTCGCGCGCGGATCATCGAGGATGTAGCGCATCACCTGCTTGGGGTTCTTCAGGAACGCACCGTCGGCACGCGTCATGAAGGCGCAGTACGAGATGAACCGGTCGAAGGGGTTCCGCACGAAGGCGAACTTGAAGTACGAGCCGAACGCCTCGTCGCCGAGGAACGGACGGATCTGCTGCAGCGAGATGTGCCCGTGCTTAATGGCGGCGAGTTCCTCGAACGGGAAGCGCTTGTTGACGAACAGGCCGACCTGTTCGAGGTCGTCCTCGCTCAGGTGCTCGCGCAGCGCCTGGCGCACCGAATGCGTGCCGGTCTTGGGAATGGCGGCGAAAACGAAGCGGTGCTGGTGCGAGATGATCATCGGGTCCGGCGCGGTGGGCGATGGCGGCATCATAGGGGCTGCGCGCGATCCTGCGGCGGGCGTCACAGCCCGGGGGGATCGGCTTGATCCGTGTCAGAGCATTTGCTCCAGCCTGCGCTAGGATGCTCCCACCATGCCCCCCGCACGCTCCGTCCACGACGGCCACAAGGCCATTGCGCCTCCTGCGCGGACTCCCGCGAAGGAGCGGCCCCATTCGGACGAACCCCACTCGGTCCGCGAGGAGTTCGTCAACGCACTGACCCACGGCCTGGGCGCGACCGCCGCGCTCGCCGGCGGCGCGGTGCTGATCACGCTCGCCGCGCTGTTCGGCGACGGCTGGCAACTGGGCAGCGCCATCGTCTTCGGCATCTGCCTGCTGGCGCTGTACCTGGCCTCCACGCTGTACCACGCGATCCAGCATCCGGTGGCGAAGGCCCGACTGAAGGTCGTCGACCACTGCGCGATCTACCTGCTGATCGCCGGCACCTATACGCCCTTCACGCTGATCGGCCTGCGCGGGCCGTGGGGCTGGGGCCTGTTCGCGGCGATCTGGACGCTGGCCTTCGCGGGCGTGGTGTTCAAGCTGTTCTTCACCGGCCGCTTCAAGCTGCTGTCCACCGGCATCTACATCGCGATGGGCTGGCTGGTGCTGGTCGCGATCAAGCCGCTGATCGGTGCGCTGGACGGCTGGACGATCGGCTGGCTGTTCGGCGGCGGGCTCTTCTATACGCTCGGCACGGTGTTCTATCACCGGCCCTCGCTGCCGTATTCGCACGCGATCTGGCACCTGTTCGTCGTGGCGGGCAGCGTCTGCCATTACGTCGCCGTGATGGCGCAGGTCGTCACGCCCGGAAGCCTGCTTCCGACCTGAACTGCGCACAACGCATTCACTTTCGCTTGACCGCGCGCCACCGAAGGTGGGGCCGGATTCTTGCGGATGCGTGTGGTGAACCGAGTGCGTTGCCCGTTCATTCCCGACACTGTCGTGCGCCGCGGCGCGCGCGGGTGACGGCATGCGCGGGCGCGGCTCGACAACGACGGGACACGAGGGCGACGCCCACGGCCGCGCGTGGCCGCATCGCCATCCGGTGATGACGGCGCTGGCGATCGTCGCCGTGCTGGTCGCCATCCTCCTCGCGATCTGGGACTGGAACTGGTTCAAGGGACCGGTCGAACGCCAGGTCAAGGCGCGCACCGGGCGCGAATTCCGCATCGGCGGCAACCTCGACGTCGATCTGGGCTGGACGCCGGTCGTCTCGGCCGAAAAGGTCAGTTTCGGTAACGCCGAGTGGTCGCGCGCACCGCAGATGGCGACCGCCGACCGCGCGGAGATCGGCATCGCCCTGTGGCCACTGCTGCGCCGGCAGGTGCTGCTGCCGCTGATCCGTCTGGACAACCCTCGCCTGCTGTTGGAAACCAATCCCAAGGGCGGCGACGGCAACTGGGTGTTCGGCGAAAAGGGCGGCGAGACGAACGTGCAGTTCCGCCGCGTCGACATCCAGCGCGGCTTTGTGCAGTTCCTGGATGCGCCGAGGAAAACCGACATCCGCGTGGGCGTGAGCAGCCAGAAGGCGGCAGCTCGCGATGCCTCGGCGCCGGTGTCCGTCGTCGGCGGCGGACTGTGGGAGAACAACAAATTCGTGCTGCAGGGATCGGCGGCCTCGCCGCTGCTGCTGCGCGATCGCGACGCGCCGTACCGCATCAACGTGCGCGCCTCGGCCGGCGCGACGCACGCCCACGCGCGCGGCACGCTGCTCGATCCGCTGCGTCTGCGCGGCTTCGACCTGCAGATGAAGCTGTCCGGCCGCGACCTCGGCGACCTGTACCCGCTGCTCGGCCTCGCGATCCCGCACACGCCGCCGTATTCGCTCGACGGCCGCTTCAGCCGCGAGGGCGAGGTGTGGCATTACCGCAAGTTCGACGGCCGCATCGGCGACAGCGACATGCACGGCGATGCGAGCGTCGACACGAGCGGCAAGCGCCCGTACCTGCGCGCCGATTTGACGTCCCGGCGCCTGGATTTCGACGACCTCGCCGGCTTCGTCGGCGGGACGCCGCAGACCGGCGGCGGCGAGACGGCCAACGCCGAGCAGAACGCCGACGCCGCCAAACAGGACGCCAGCGCGCGCGTGCTGCCGCAGACGCCCTACAACCTGACCAAGCTGCGTGCGATGGACGCCGACGTGCGCCTGCGTGCGATGCGCATCAACGCGCCGAGCCTGCCGCTGGACGACATGGACGCGCACCTGCTGCTGGAAGGCGGCCTGGTCAAGCTGGATCCGCTGAATTTCGGCGTGGCCGAGGGCGAGATCCGTTCGCGCATCCGCATGGACGCGCGCACCGACACCATCCGCACGCGCGCCGATGCGAACCTCGCCGGGCTCAACCTCGGGAAGCTGCTGCCGAAGGTGGAGCTGACGCAGAACGCGATCGGCAAGATCAGCGGCCAGGTAGGCATCGAAGGCACCGGCAATTCCATCGCCGCGATGCTCGGCAGCAGCGACGGCAACATCGCCGTCGGCATGGGCCAAGGCCGCATCAGCAACCTGCTGATGGAAATGGCGGGCATCGATCTGGCGGAGATCATCAAGTTCAAGCTGGGCGGCGACAAGCAGATCCCGGTGCGCTGCGCGTTCGCCGACTTCGGCGTCGAGAACGGCCTGATGACCACGCGTTCGCTCGCGTTTGACACGACCGACACGATTCTGGTCGGCTCCGGCACGGTGAGCCTGCGCGACGAGAAGCTCGACCTGACGATCCGCCCGCGCCCGAAGGATCGCAGCCTGCTCGCCTTCCGTACGCCGCTGCGCGTGTCCGGTACGTTCAAGAAGCCGGGCGTTCGCCCGGATCTGGCGGCAGTGGGCCTGCGCGGCGCGATCGCACTGACGCTGGGAACGATCACGCCGCCGGCGGCGTTGCTCGCAACGCTGGAACTGGGTCCGGGTGAGGACTCGGGGTGCGGCGGCAAGTACGCGAAGTGATCCGGCGACGTGATCCGGAACGAGCGATGAGCAATGAGAAACGAGCGAGCTGCTCGTTCCCCGTCCTTCGCTAGCTGGCGATATACCGCTGCAGCTGATCCAGCTCCAGCTGCTGGTCCTCGATGACCGCCTTCACCAGGTCGCCGATCGACACGACGCCGAGCACCTGCCCGTTGTGCACGACCGGCAGATGGCGGATGCGCCGGTCGGTGACGATCTGCATGCAGCGATCGGTCGTGTCGTCCAGGCCGATGCTGATGACCTCTGCGGTCATGATGGTGCGCACCGGCGTGTCGGCGGAAGACCGACCCTGCAGCACGATCTTTCTCGCGTAGTCGCGTTCCGACAGGATGCCGACGAGCCGCCCGCCGTCGAGCACCAGCACCGCGCCGATGCGTTTTTCGGCCATGAGCCGTATCGCGTCGATGACGGGCGCGTCGGGTCCGATCGCGAACACTTCCGGCGCTTTGGCTTCGAGCAGTTGCCGCACGGTGCGCATGGCCATCTCCTTCGCCAGGGGGCTCGCGGCCGAGCATACTCCAGCGCGTCGTCAACGCACGCGAAGGCGCGGGACGCGTGACGAGTCGATGATTCGCGGCGCTCGCCGGCTCAGTCCACCGCCGAACCGCGAAGCCGCTGCACGCGATCGCCTTCGCCCAGCCTCTGCGCCGGAAGCACCGTGCGCGCCGGCTGCCAGCTGTCCACCAGGTATAGGGGACGCTGCTTGGCCTCGTCGTACAGGCGGCCGAGGTATTCGCCGATCACGCCCAGCGCGATCAGCTGCACGCCGCCGAGGAACAGGATCACCGACATCATCGTCGGCCAGCCGGCGACCGGATCGCCCCACAGCAGCGCCTTGACGATGATCGCCACGCCGTAGAGGAACGCGACCAGCGCCGACAGCAACCCCAGGTACGTCGCCAGCCGCAGCGGCGCGGTGGAGAAACTGGTGATGCCTTCCAGCGCGAGGTTCCAAAGCCGCCACAGGTTGAACTTGCTGCGCCCGGCCACGCGCGGTTCGCGGTGGTAGGCAATGGCGACGCGGTTGAAGCCGACCCAGCCGAACAGCCCCTTCATGAAGCGGTGCCGTTCGCGCAACTGCTGCAATGCGTGTAGCGCGCGCTCGGAGAGGAGTCGGAAATCGCCGGTGTCGGCAGGGATCGGCGTCTTCGACAGCGCGCCGATCACGCGATAGAACGTGTGCGCGGTGGCGCGCTTGAGCCAGCCTTCGCCCTCGCGTCCCATGCGCGTGCCGTGCACGTCGTCGAACCCCTCGCGCCACTTGGCGACGAACTGCGGGATCAGCTCCGGCGGGTCCTGCCCGTCGGCGTCGAGGATCAGCGCGGCGCCCTCCTCCACGCGGTCCAGGCCGGCGGTCAGCGCGAGTTCCTTGCCGAAATTGCGCGACAGGCGAAGCAGCGCGATGCGGCGGTCGGCCGCGGCAAGCTGCTGCATCACCGCCCACGTCGCGTCCTGGCTGCCGTCGTCGACGTAGAGCACCTGGCCGTCGACGCCGTCGCGCGCAAGCGCATCGAGCACCGCGGCGATGCGCGGCTGCAGCGCCGGCAGGCTGTCGGCCTCGTTGTAGGCGGCGATGACGACGGTCAGGCGGTCGTGGTTCATGGCCCGATGGTAGCCCGAGGGCCGGTCGCCCGCGCTCATTCCAGGCGCTGCAGGTAGTCCTTTCCGCCGATGTAGCGCATCTGGCGCTGGATCGCCTGCGCACGCCGCTGCACGTACGGGCCAGGCCTGGCGATGCTGTAGCGGCGCGGGCTCGGAAGCACCGCGGCCATGCGCGCGGCCTCGGCGGGCGACAGGCGGGCGGCATCCTTGTCGAAGTACGTGCGCGCCGCGGCCTGCGCGCCGTACACGCCATCGCCGAACTCGGCGACGTTGACGTACACCTCGACGATGCGGTGCTTGGGCCACATCGCCTCGATCAGCACGGTGTACCAGGCCTCGATGCCCTTGCGCACCCAGCTGCGTCCGCTCCACAGGAACAGGTTCTTCGCCGTCTGCTGGCTGATGGTGCTGCCGCCGCGCACCTTGCGGCCGCGCTCGTTGTTCTTGCGTGCGCGCTCGATGGCCTTGAGGTCGAAGCCGTAGTGCTCGGCGAAGGTCTGGTCTTCCGACGCGATCACGGCCAGCGGCACGTACGGCGAGATCTCGTCCAGGTCGCGCCAGTCGTGCGCGATGCGGAACGAGAAATCGCCATCGCCCCAGGCTTCGAGCTGGCGCGAGAACATGAAGGCGCTGAAGGGCGGATCGACGAAGCGCAGCGTGGCGACCTGGACCACGCTCAGCAGCAGCGCCGCGAACGGCAGCGCGATGATCCAGCGCAGCCAGCGGCGACGGCGCGGTGCCTGCGTCGGAGCCGGGACGGGCGTGGATGCGGCGGCGTTCAACTCTTGCACGAGCGGTGCTCCATCCCCATGGTGGTTCCCAAGCCTCTTCACACGACCGCGCGCATTATTCCAATGACGCGCGCCAACCGCACGAGTCCCGCATGACCCAGACCGATACCGCGCCCGTTGGCGACCGCGACCAGTTGACCCGCTTCCTCATCGAGACCGCCGGCGTACGCGGCGTACGCGTGCATCTGGCCGACACCTGGACGCAGATCCGCGAGCGCGCCGAGTATCCGCAGGCCGCGGCCGAGCTGCTGGGCGAATCGCTCGCCGCCGCGGCTGCCTTTACCGGCCACGCGAAGGTCGATGGCCGGCTGTCGGTCCAGCTGCGCGGGCACGGCGCGCTGCGCACGCTGTTCGCCGAATGCACCGCCGCCGGCACGCTGCGCGGCATCGCGCAGATCGACGAGGACGCCGGCACCGTGTCGCGCGACCTGCGCGAACTGGGCGAAGGCGCGCTGCTGGCCATTACCATCGAGAACCCGTCGCTCGACGGCCGCGAGCCCATGCGTTACCAGGGCCTGGTCGGCCTGGAATCGGATTCGCTGGCGGGCGCGTTCGAGGATTACTTCCGCCAGTCCGAGCAGTTGCCGACGAGGCTGCTGCTTGCCGCCGACGAACGGCAGGCCGCGGCATTGCTGTTGCAGAAGCTGCCCGGGGATCATGGGGACGACGACGGATGGTCGCGCGTGGGTGCCCTGTTCGACACGCTCACCACACGCGAACTGCTGGAATGGTCGGCAGAGGACCTGCTGACCCGCCTGTTCCACGAGGACGGGGTGCAGGTGCTGGGGCGCAAGCCGCTTGCCTTCGCCTGTTCCTGTTCGCGGGAGCGGGTGGAGTCGATGCTGGTCTCCCTCGGCCAGGCCGAAGCGGAGGCCGCAGTCGAGGCGGCCGGTGGCGCCGCCCTGATCCGTTGCGAGTTTTGCGGACAGAGTTACCGTTTCGACGGAGAGGAAATCGCTAGCTTGTTTGCCGTGGCGACGACGGAAATGGCCGCTCCCGATAGGGTGCAGTGACCGTCCGGAACGCCCCGGGGAATTGTTAAATAAACATAAACGGTCTATAGTCGCGGTCCTCAGGAGAGGGGAACTCCGCCCGGTTTGTCCGGTCGTAACCAAGACATGAACACGCGCCTGCTTCGACTGCCGTTGACCCTGATGCTCGCCATTGGCGTGGCGTCGGGCGTGCACGCGCAGTCCAGGCCGACCGCTGCGGAAACGACCTATCTCCCGGTCTGGAACCAGAGCAGCGGCAAGCTCGAATACCTCCTCCAGCTCGAACCCACCGGCGCGCCGGTCGCGGGCGCCCGCTGGCGCGTGGGCAGCAACACGCTCGATGCCGCCTTCGGGCTGGAAGCGGGCGACACGCTCGGCCTGGTCTGTGATCGCAAGACCGGCCTGGCCGGCGCCATCGGCAACCTCGCCAACCACTGCGCGCTCGCCTCGCTCGACGATGACGACGACCGCTCGGGCGCCCGCCAGGGCACGCTCGGCGCGAGCCTGAGCCGCGCCGGCGGCAAGCTCGGTCTGGCACTGGGAACCGGTCGCGACACCCTGCCCGCCTGGTTGAGCCCGAACGCGAAGTTCAGCAAGGTCGACCAGAACACGCTCACCGTGTACGGCCAGAAGAACATCGGCCGCGAGGCCACGGTGTCCATCGGCGGCACGTGGGCGCGCGCCAAGCTCATTCCCGCCGGCGAGATGCCGGCACTCGCCGATCGCTGGAATACCCGCAGCGTCAGCGTGGGCGCCGGCATGGGCAATTTCAGCGCGAACATCGTCGGCCGCGTGGTCGACACGCCCGGCGAGCCCGGGCAGTGGGAAGGCCTCGGCGTCGGCCTGACCTGGCGCACGCCGTGGAGCGGACAGCTCACCGTCGGCGCCGAAAACGTCGTGACGCGCGGCAAGAATCCGTTCGCGCCGGACAACAGCGACAAGGACGAGGGCACCGTGCCTTACGTCCGGTACGAGCAGGATCTCTGACGATCCACCTTTGACCTTGCAGTAGCCGCGCGACCCGGTTCGAGCTGCCTGCTACAACGTCCAGACTTCCCGACCGGCCGCGTCCACTACGCGGCCGTTCGTCGTTTCAGATCCCTCGATTCGACCGTTCCCCTGCCCGTACGGCTGGATACCGGCCGGTATGGACTTCACATGTTCGAAACTGTGCGTTAACGACACTTTCACTTCTCGCCCAAGCTGGTTAGGATCGGGTTGCCTTGCCGATTTTGGCGCCCTCATTGACGCCACCGGCCAGGTCCCATGGGATCCATCGACTCACGCTTGGAGAGAGAGATGAACTTGAAGACCACCCCGCTCCGCGACGCGATTGTGTATTCGCTCGCGGTCGGCACCACCGCGATCGCCGGTACCGGCATTGCGGTTGCGCAGGAAACCCAGCAGCAGACCACCACGCTCGATCGCATCGAAGTCACCGGCTCGCGCATCCGCCAGGTCGACATCGAGACCGAAGCGCCGGTGCTCACCATCACCCGCGCAGACATCGAACAGCAGGGCTTCCAGTCGGTCGCCGACATCCTGC from Lysobacter auxotrophicus encodes the following:
- a CDS encoding M23 family metallopeptidase, whose translation is MKRAPRHVVWILGGLALLTAFGAGAAKIYRWTDRSGITHYGDHVPDTAPSQMRDSLKVIPVEGEPSAIARLRIENDGDRFLAFADNRLSGPVQVQLDFSRSDNVIGNPVLPARATIAPGSSALVAVLSSADPDRGFDFELQMDSLPGDPSARPRDVEYLLPLQQAQFRIDQGYGGHFSHRDEQNRYAVDFAADIGTPVLAARDGVVMQVESDFDKAGLNLERYGGRANFVRILHEDGTMTLYAHLKSEGALVRVGQRVRAGQQIGLSGNTGFTTGPHLHFAVQVNRGMKLESIPFRMTGPQGPLRIAGN
- a CDS encoding HDOD domain-containing protein is translated as MRIVIVGEDAGRAGEFEESLSYFDLGWDVQWLAEPDAALSLGEPVDVFICGLRLGAVPGPILLSQVSALYPQAVRILLLDQGEDSASMQGLDCAHRLLSRPLDAGELIEAVDSVAELRNVLGSEELKQAVGRVGSLPPPPRLYLELSRLLRDPDASNAAIAQMLSQDPAIVAKVLRLCNSAYFSGGREITDIRAAVTRLGHQQLLRLVLASEAFGPTQLAGKEREAIQDRALRTSRLARRLLAGPSAELAATAGLLAEVGKLLPGVSDGSEGSTGPHYAEAGAYLLGLWGLPMPIVEGVAFQHRPGRLKASGFWVAGAVHVAASLVAGAPVDEGYLRSVNVLDRLPQWRDLVEPSAAQAA
- a CDS encoding peptide chain release factor 3, whose translation is MSDVSLEAARRRTFAIISHPDAGKTTLTEKLLLFGGAIQMAGSVKGRKAARHATSDWMALEKERGISVTSSVMQFPYEDRIVNLLDTPGHADFGEDTYRVLTAVDSALMVIDVAKGVEERTIKLMEVCRLRDTPIMTFINKLDREGKNPIELLDEVESVLKIQCAPITWPIGMGQRLKGVVHLVTGEVHLYEQGRNFTRQDSTIFASIDDPALEERIGTQMLQELRDELELVEGASHPFDVAKYLAGEQTPVFFGSAVNNFGVQLLLDFFVEHAPSPKPRATTSREVAAYEPKLSGFVFKIQANMDPQHRDRVAFMRVCSGKFTAGMKAFHVRSGKEVKLANALTFMASDREIAESAWPGDVIGIHNHGTISIGDTFTEGESLSFTGIPNFAPELFRRARLRDPLKLKQLQKGLAQLSEEGATQFFRPLMSNDLILGAVGVLQFDVVAYRLKDEYGVDASFEQVGVATARWIRCDNEKKLEEFRDRNAMNLALDAAGQLVYLAPTRVNLQLAQERAPDVTFLATREHAHAAAFD
- a CDS encoding DUF1294 domain-containing protein encodes the protein MDDSTLMPVLLVAWLALNAVTVLVYGYDKAIAGGTRRRVPERVLLALALLGGSPGALLSMGLFRHKTAKASFRRAMMLIVVGQLALLGIVYFQR
- a CDS encoding aspartyl/asparaginyl beta-hydroxylase domain-containing protein; protein product: MATVFSPADIQPNPRKTTSVRRLGHVDIARLREAVLAIPDATWDAENADKPNRFEALDRTRHIVFRFVSDFQDWRRHYERPLWASWRELLEPVLAQAVAPYGYANAEFPRVMLARMAPGGVIKPHRDANPAAKWPHKIHVPLLTNERVVFFIDGVGYHFVEGEAVEVSNMAVHAVENNGDTDRIHLIFEYFDADQPVPAWVGKLPARK
- a CDS encoding sulfotransferase family 2 domain-containing protein, encoding MIISHQHRFVFAAIPKTGTHSVRQALREHLSEDDLEQVGLFVNKRFPFEELAAIKHGHISLQQIRPFLGDEAFGSYFKFAFVRNPFDRFISYCAFMTRADGAFLKNPKQVMRYILDDPRAKQHVLFQPQHTFVTDEDGTLLADHVGRVEDMQGSYDLICERLKLPGATLGQVNSSRRGSYRDYYDDALIDDVGTLYKRDLELFGYGF
- the trhA gene encoding PAQR family membrane homeostasis protein TrhA is translated as MPPARSVHDGHKAIAPPARTPAKERPHSDEPHSVREEFVNALTHGLGATAALAGGAVLITLAALFGDGWQLGSAIVFGICLLALYLASTLYHAIQHPVAKARLKVVDHCAIYLLIAGTYTPFTLIGLRGPWGWGLFAAIWTLAFAGVVFKLFFTGRFKLLSTGIYIAMGWLVLVAIKPLIGALDGWTIGWLFGGGLFYTLGTVFYHRPSLPYSHAIWHLFVVAGSVCHYVAVMAQVVTPGSLLPT